In one window of Arachis ipaensis cultivar K30076 chromosome B06, Araip1.1, whole genome shotgun sequence DNA:
- the LOC107645579 gene encoding negative regulator of systemic acquired resistance SNI1-like isoform X1, producing MQKTFDGHNFRSTSLQHRYHLLLSPFLQIATFSEPKSKLEIVVHYLWKYMTKPSVHTRKSNGCPEDATFEVALKCFSNKTGTKSTIKKIGPDVMQFLVGHRYSFFVILVGRWFCNRSNGLIPVI from the exons ATGCAGAAAACCTTTGATGGACATAATTTTAGATCAACTAGCTTACAGCATAGATACCATCTGCTCCTCTCACCCTTTTTGCAAATAGCT ACCTTCAGTGAACCAAAAAGTAAACTGGAAATAGTTGTGCATTACCTGTGGAAATACATGACTAAG CCTTCTGTTCACACTCGAAAGTCAAATGGCTGTCCTGAGGATGCAACATTTGAAGTGGCTTTGAAATGCTTCTCAAATAAAACTGGCACTAAAAGCACTATTAAAAAAATTGGTCCAGATGTAATGCAGTTCCTTGTTGGTCACAGGTATtccttttttgttattttagttggaaggtggttctgtAATAGAAGTAATGGTTTGATTCCTGTTATTTAA
- the LOC107645579 gene encoding negative regulator of systemic acquired resistance SNI1-like isoform X2, translating to MSCFLVPVSSFLNLATQTFSEPKSKLEIVVHYLWKYMTKPSVHTRKSNGCPEDATFEVALKCFSNKTGTKSTIKKIGPDVMQFLVGHRYSFFVILVGRWFCNRSNGLIPVI from the exons ATGTCATGTTTTCTTGTCCCAGTATCTTCTTTTCTCAATTTGGCTACGCAG ACCTTCAGTGAACCAAAAAGTAAACTGGAAATAGTTGTGCATTACCTGTGGAAATACATGACTAAG CCTTCTGTTCACACTCGAAAGTCAAATGGCTGTCCTGAGGATGCAACATTTGAAGTGGCTTTGAAATGCTTCTCAAATAAAACTGGCACTAAAAGCACTATTAAAAAAATTGGTCCAGATGTAATGCAGTTCCTTGTTGGTCACAGGTATtccttttttgttattttagttggaaggtggttctgtAATAGAAGTAATGGTTTGATTCCTGTTATTTAA